A single genomic interval of Chloroherpetonaceae bacterium harbors:
- the murB gene encoding UDP-N-acetylmuramate dehydrogenase encodes MIVREDLVRAVRGEIRLGEELAPYSSFKIGGKADFFLRPIDKEDVLRAVNFFYERGLPYCVLGRGSNILISDEGVRGAVISLRDNLEKVIIEGETVYAEAGADLPALAMQTLKRGLGGLENLSGVPGSLGGAVLMNAGAYGREIFDLIEWVEVIRNGRIVRLQKADIHYDYRYTDLQHDVILAVEMRLQRLTPAEQELAMQRRKAWMEKRRATQPLSLPNAGSIFKNPPPDEAGNPRYAGALIEACGLKGVRHGGAQISDKHANFIVNVQNATAKDVLALIHLAREAVKAKFGITLELEIKLIGFEHTDVLLMQ; translated from the coding sequence ATGATTGTGCGGGAAGACCTTGTGCGAGCCGTGCGCGGAGAAATTCGCTTGGGCGAAGAACTCGCTCCATACTCCAGCTTCAAAATCGGTGGCAAGGCAGATTTTTTCCTAAGACCAATTGACAAGGAAGATGTGCTTCGAGCGGTGAACTTTTTTTACGAGCGCGGGCTGCCTTACTGTGTCTTAGGTCGTGGCAGCAACATTCTCATCAGCGACGAGGGTGTGCGTGGTGCAGTCATCTCGCTGCGCGACAATTTGGAAAAGGTCATTATCGAAGGCGAAACGGTCTATGCTGAAGCGGGCGCAGACCTGCCTGCACTGGCTATGCAAACCTTGAAACGTGGCTTGGGCGGTTTAGAAAATCTCTCGGGTGTGCCGGGCAGTTTAGGCGGTGCCGTGCTGATGAATGCTGGCGCATATGGTAGAGAAATTTTTGACCTTATTGAGTGGGTCGAAGTGATTCGGAACGGGCGTATTGTGCGCCTACAAAAGGCTGACATTCACTATGACTATCGATACACCGATTTGCAGCACGATGTGATTCTGGCAGTTGAGATGCGTCTTCAACGGCTAACGCCAGCCGAGCAAGAATTGGCCATGCAGCGTCGAAAGGCGTGGATGGAAAAGCGCCGTGCCACGCAACCGCTTAGCTTGCCGAATGCAGGCAGCATTTTCAAAAATCCACCGCCTGATGAAGCGGGCAACCCACGTTATGCAGGAGCGCTAATTGAAGCCTGTGGGCTGAAAGGGGTGCGGCACGGCGGCGCACAAATTTCAGACAAGCACGCCAACTTCATCGTGAATGTCCAAAATGCAACCGCCAAAGACGTGCTGGCGCTTATTCACCTTGCTCGTGAAGCCGTTAAAGCAAAATTCGGCATTACGCTTGAATTAGAAATCAAACTTATTGGCTTTGAACACACCGACGTTCTGCTGATGCAATGA
- a CDS encoding retropepsin-like domain-containing protein: protein MSIQFQLASRQLPLILVKAEIVGAKKSRLVTAIVDTGATGCVITQNIASEMEFKPIEVPSEEKSAHGIGGAISIEFVRVNEIRLDQVVAKRLRVAVMDMSMIHNQFNLVGISPKRKVEMILGFPFFKGHKLIIDYTTRTLSLK, encoded by the coding sequence ATGTCCATTCAATTTCAACTGGCGTCGAGGCAATTGCCGCTCATTTTGGTTAAGGCGGAAATTGTTGGCGCAAAAAAATCGCGGCTGGTAACTGCTATTGTCGACACAGGCGCAACGGGCTGTGTTATCACGCAGAACATCGCTAGCGAGATGGAGTTCAAGCCAATTGAAGTGCCCAGCGAAGAAAAAAGTGCACACGGCATTGGCGGCGCCATTTCTATTGAATTTGTGCGCGTCAATGAAATCCGATTAGACCAAGTGGTTGCTAAACGCTTACGTGTCGCAGTAATGGATATGTCCATGATTCACAATCAATTTAACCTCGTCGGCATCTCGCCGAAGCGAAAAGTTGAGATGATTTTAGGCTTTCCCTTTTTCAAAGGGCATAAACTCATTATTGACTACACAACTCGAACACTGAGCTTGAAATGA
- the murC gene encoding UDP-N-acetylmuramate--L-alanine ligase, protein MKTRHIKYRLLGRTTHVHLVGIGGAGMSAIAEVLLRLGFEVSGSDQQQSEITERLKALGAKVSIGHSKEFIAGADVVAHSSAVNPEANPETVEARLRGIPVIKRDELLGELMRHKIGICVAGTHGKTTTTTMIGVVLQECGLSPTVIIGGISDYFRNLTQMQGSAIVGDSDFMVVEADEYDRTFLKLTPTIAVITNIEAEHLDTYKDLNDVRAAFVEFANKVPFYGAVVCCGDEFTIMEIAHLFQQKVITYGLSDTCDYVAHSVEQRQTETYFKVRYRGKELGTLELHTVGTHNVKNALAALAVAEEIGLAFEEVRAALQQFYPVRRRFQLKCKPTSGIIVVDDYAHHPTEVRATLDAARQGWPNRRLLAVFQPHLYSRTRDFAPDFAASLSLADTVFITEVYPSREKKEDFPTVSGKIIADELAKLNHRRVHFVPDRTLLLAAVLETTQEGDMVITMGAGDITKFADKVVDELKKQGRSL, encoded by the coding sequence GTGAAGACAAGACATATCAAATACCGCCTACTAGGACGCACCACACATGTGCACCTTGTAGGCATCGGTGGCGCAGGAATGAGTGCTATTGCTGAAGTCTTGCTTCGGCTTGGCTTTGAAGTCAGCGGCTCCGACCAGCAGCAAAGCGAGATTACAGAACGGCTCAAGGCACTTGGCGCTAAGGTGAGCATTGGGCATAGCAAGGAGTTCATTGCAGGCGCAGATGTGGTAGCACACTCATCGGCAGTCAATCCCGAGGCCAATCCTGAGACGGTAGAAGCAAGGCTGCGTGGCATTCCCGTTATCAAGCGCGATGAGCTGCTCGGTGAATTGATGCGTCACAAAATTGGCATCTGCGTTGCGGGCACGCATGGCAAGACCACCACGACCACGATGATTGGCGTCGTGCTGCAGGAGTGCGGGCTTAGTCCTACTGTCATTATCGGCGGTATTTCCGATTACTTCCGGAATCTGACGCAAATGCAGGGCAGCGCGATTGTCGGAGATAGTGATTTTATGGTTGTTGAAGCTGATGAATACGACCGCACTTTTTTGAAGCTGACGCCTACGATTGCGGTGATTACGAACATTGAAGCGGAGCATTTAGACACTTACAAAGACCTTAACGATGTGCGGGCTGCATTTGTAGAGTTTGCCAACAAAGTCCCGTTCTACGGGGCCGTTGTCTGTTGCGGCGATGAATTTACGATTATGGAAATCGCACATCTCTTTCAGCAGAAGGTGATTACCTACGGTCTCAGCGATACTTGCGACTATGTCGCGCATAGTGTTGAGCAGCGGCAAACGGAGACCTACTTCAAAGTGCGCTATCGTGGCAAAGAGTTAGGCACGCTGGAACTGCATACGGTCGGCACGCACAATGTGAAGAATGCACTTGCCGCACTAGCCGTTGCAGAAGAAATTGGCTTAGCGTTCGAAGAGGTTCGTGCCGCACTTCAGCAGTTTTACCCTGTGCGGCGGCGCTTTCAGCTCAAGTGCAAGCCGACCAGTGGCATTATCGTGGTCGATGACTATGCGCATCACCCAACCGAGGTGCGTGCCACACTGGACGCAGCGCGTCAAGGCTGGCCGAATCGACGGTTGCTTGCCGTTTTTCAGCCGCACCTGTATTCGCGCACCAGAGACTTTGCCCCTGACTTTGCTGCGTCGCTCAGCTTAGCTGACACGGTGTTCATCACGGAAGTCTATCCCTCGCGAGAAAAAAAGGAAGACTTCCCAACCGTCTCAGGCAAAATAATTGCTGATGAACTGGCCAAATTAAACCATCGTCGTGTGCACTTTGTGCCAGATAGAACCTTGCTTTTGGCAGCGGTCTTAGAGACCACACAGGAAGGCGATATGGTTATCACAATGGGTGCAGGCGACATTACCAAATTTGCAGACAAAGTGGTCGACGAACTCAAAAAACAAGGACGAAGTCTCTAA
- the murG gene encoding undecaprenyldiphospho-muramoylpentapeptide beta-N-acetylglucosaminyltransferase has protein sequence MRIIFAGGGTGGHLYPAVAIAEAVLKLEPKAVISFVGTERGIEATEVPKLGFPLHLISAPSLRRGVSLKAFFDNLQFPFRLYESLNECKRLFFQEEPDVVVGTGGYVSAPVVWQAQRWGIPTLIQEQNAKPGLATRFLAQHADEVHLSFLESLDYFDQDNVFVTGNPTRALALHPKEQACQFFGLDATRKTLLVFGGSLGARSLNQALESWLSEALLRFNVIWQTGKLDFEAIAARVGTRQHLWLGAYIDRMDYAYSAADVVLCRAGASTLAELCNVGAAAILVPYPFAAANHQLHNAEALAESGAAELILDKDIRTDAAKQKVFALLEDEAQQALLRANAKQHAKPNAAEKIAKRVIRLAKTFQAEQNEDTKASQ, from the coding sequence ATGAGAATCATTTTTGCGGGCGGGGGCACAGGTGGGCATCTCTATCCTGCCGTAGCCATTGCTGAGGCTGTCTTGAAGCTGGAGCCTAAGGCGGTCATTTCATTTGTAGGCACAGAACGCGGCATTGAAGCAACGGAAGTGCCCAAGTTAGGCTTCCCGCTGCATCTAATTTCTGCGCCAAGTTTGCGGCGCGGCGTTTCACTCAAAGCGTTCTTTGACAACTTGCAGTTTCCGTTTCGCCTCTATGAAAGCCTAAATGAGTGCAAGCGGCTTTTCTTTCAAGAAGAACCCGATGTGGTGGTTGGTACAGGGGGCTATGTCAGTGCGCCAGTAGTCTGGCAAGCGCAGCGCTGGGGAATTCCCACACTAATTCAGGAACAAAATGCAAAGCCTGGGCTTGCCACGCGCTTCCTTGCGCAACATGCTGATGAAGTTCACCTTTCATTCTTGGAATCGCTGGATTACTTCGACCAAGATAATGTGTTCGTCACTGGCAATCCGACTCGGGCGCTGGCTTTGCATCCTAAGGAGCAAGCCTGCCAATTTTTTGGATTAGATGCTACTCGCAAGACATTGCTTGTTTTTGGTGGTAGCTTGGGCGCACGCTCTCTCAATCAAGCGCTGGAAAGCTGGCTCAGCGAAGCCCTACTACGCTTCAACGTGATTTGGCAGACAGGCAAATTGGACTTCGAAGCCATTGCGGCGCGCGTTGGCACACGCCAGCATCTCTGGCTGGGCGCCTACATTGACCGAATGGACTATGCTTACTCTGCTGCGGATGTGGTGCTCTGTCGTGCGGGCGCTTCAACACTTGCAGAACTATGCAACGTTGGGGCTGCAGCCATCTTAGTGCCTTATCCTTTTGCTGCCGCCAACCATCAGCTCCACAATGCCGAAGCCTTAGCTGAAAGTGGCGCAGCGGAACTGATTTTGGATAAAGACATTCGCACAGACGCAGCGAAGCAAAAGGTCTTTGCGCTTCTGGAAGATGAAGCTCAGCAAGCTTTGCTTAGAGCAAACGCCAAACAGCATGCTAAGCCTAATGCGGCTGAAAAAATTGCAAAACGCGTCATTCGCTTGGCAAAAACATTTCAAGCTGAGCAGAACGAAGACACCAAAGCATCACAATAG
- a CDS encoding putative lipid II flippase FtsW codes for MSIIVDHIPSLSGKDDATSAGKGERASGMLGQWVTGSLIPEKTFESLAGKLLLLLVVVLMCIGVLAVYSSGAGWGATKFQSEAYFLWRQATYALLALVVIFIVGSLDYKWLKKISKPVLVVSILLLAALLVLKGLKVIDGAARWIGYGRFKFQASDLAKYALIMHLAAMIADKRAYIKDLERAYYPMLIVIVTIGSLVAFEPNFSTAVVIMLIGFSMLFIAGASLKHLSLTALSILPLAASFALVGYRKERLMAFIGAGSEKVSYQIEQALIGLGNGGLTGLGIGASKQRELFLPASYNDFIFAVFGEEYGFIGAVVLLMLFGGVVACGVLIAQSALDDFGKFLGYGITVAIGLYAFINAGVACHLLPTTGLPMPFVSFGGSAMLFNAFGVGVLLSISRERKRLAKKAYKSDAVNASER; via the coding sequence ATGTCAATCATTGTCGACCACATACCGTCGCTTTCGGGAAAAGACGACGCTACATCGGCAGGCAAGGGTGAGCGTGCATCAGGTATGCTAGGGCAGTGGGTTACTGGCAGCCTGATTCCCGAGAAGACTTTTGAAAGTCTTGCGGGCAAGCTGCTGCTGCTTTTGGTCGTCGTGCTGATGTGCATCGGGGTTTTGGCAGTCTACAGCAGCGGTGCAGGCTGGGGAGCCACGAAGTTTCAAAGCGAAGCCTACTTTCTCTGGCGGCAAGCAACTTACGCCTTGCTGGCACTGGTTGTAATCTTCATCGTAGGCAGCCTTGACTACAAGTGGCTGAAAAAAATTAGTAAGCCTGTTTTGGTCGTAAGCATTCTTCTACTGGCAGCGTTGCTTGTGCTTAAAGGGCTAAAGGTTATTGACGGGGCAGCGCGCTGGATTGGCTACGGACGCTTCAAGTTTCAAGCCTCTGACCTTGCCAAGTATGCCTTAATTATGCATCTAGCTGCGATGATTGCAGACAAGCGTGCCTATATCAAAGATTTGGAGCGTGCCTACTACCCGATGCTAATAGTGATTGTCACGATTGGCTCGCTGGTGGCTTTCGAGCCGAATTTCAGCACAGCCGTCGTCATTATGCTGATTGGTTTTTCAATGCTTTTCATTGCCGGTGCAAGCCTAAAACACCTGAGCCTAACGGCGCTTTCTATTTTGCCGCTTGCCGCCAGTTTTGCCTTAGTGGGTTATCGCAAAGAGCGACTGATGGCTTTCATCGGCGCTGGCAGCGAAAAGGTCAGTTACCAAATCGAGCAAGCTCTTATCGGACTGGGGAATGGTGGACTGACTGGACTTGGCATCGGCGCAAGCAAGCAGCGTGAGCTTTTTCTGCCTGCTTCTTACAACGATTTCATCTTTGCAGTCTTCGGAGAAGAGTATGGGTTTATCGGTGCGGTTGTGCTGCTGATGCTCTTTGGGGGCGTGGTTGCTTGTGGTGTCTTGATTGCACAAAGCGCACTGGACGACTTTGGCAAGTTCTTAGGCTATGGCATTACTGTGGCAATCGGACTTTATGCGTTCATCAATGCCGGTGTGGCGTGTCATCTTTTGCCCACCACAGGTTTGCCAATGCCATTTGTGAGCTTCGGCGGCAGTGCAATGCTTTTCAATGCGTTTGGCGTAGGCGTGCTGCTTAGCATCTCGCGTGAGCGCAAGCGGTTAGCGAAAAAAGCTTACAAAAGTGATGCGGTCAATGCAAGCGAGCGATGA
- the murD gene encoding UDP-N-acetylmuramoyl-L-alanine--D-glutamate ligase: MKATEVKGKHVVIIGGKRSGLAAARLLRQHGAKVFLTEREPLKDPVLESELKRLKIEYEFGGHTEKIFDADFGIISPGVPSNAPVVRELEKAKIKLYSEIEMASWFCKAKIVAITGTNGKTTTTLLAKAIFERDGKEKGYRAFAVGNIGQPFSDYVDEMTERDVAVVETSSFQLEHCYTYKPKVAVITNITPNHLDRYATFEDYAAAKYRIYQKQTKSDALVVNLDNDTLRQHFGQKSVREKLKMRFLPISLERDLSRSFDECGYLKAGYLILKLNGQKEVLMREEEISNNINFRGKHNVYNSLAAAVAARAMEVRTETIRESIKGFQGVEHRIEFVRELDGVQFINDSKSTSVDALWYALDTIPAPIVLILGGRDKGNDYSKVIPLVEQKVKRIVAIGESKDKIYETFSSKVAVQKVDTMDDAVRQAYKAARAGDTILLSPACTSFDMFSGFEERGEVFKRLVNSL; this comes from the coding sequence ATGAAGGCTACGGAAGTCAAAGGCAAGCATGTGGTGATAATCGGCGGCAAGCGGAGCGGTCTGGCTGCCGCACGCTTGCTTAGGCAGCACGGTGCAAAGGTTTTTCTTACGGAGCGAGAACCGCTTAAAGACCCTGTGCTTGAGTCGGAGCTAAAGCGCCTTAAAATTGAGTATGAATTTGGCGGGCATACGGAAAAAATCTTTGACGCCGATTTCGGTATCATCAGTCCGGGCGTGCCCTCCAATGCCCCTGTGGTCAGAGAGCTTGAGAAAGCCAAAATCAAGCTCTACAGCGAAATTGAAATGGCAAGCTGGTTTTGCAAGGCAAAGATCGTTGCTATCACAGGCACGAATGGCAAAACCACGACTACGCTGCTTGCCAAAGCCATCTTCGAGCGTGATGGAAAGGAAAAGGGATACCGTGCTTTTGCTGTCGGCAATATCGGTCAGCCTTTCTCAGACTATGTCGATGAAATGACAGAGCGTGATGTCGCTGTCGTGGAAACCAGCAGCTTTCAACTGGAGCACTGCTACACCTACAAGCCCAAGGTTGCTGTGATTACAAACATCACGCCCAATCACTTAGACCGATATGCCACTTTTGAAGACTATGCTGCAGCGAAGTATCGCATTTATCAAAAGCAGACCAAGAGCGATGCACTGGTCGTGAATCTGGATAACGATACGCTTCGGCAGCACTTTGGTCAGAAATCGGTGCGAGAAAAATTAAAGATGCGCTTCCTGCCTATTAGCCTCGAGCGCGACCTTAGTCGGTCGTTTGACGAGTGCGGCTACCTCAAGGCAGGCTATCTCATCTTGAAGCTCAACGGTCAAAAGGAAGTTCTGATGAGGGAAGAAGAAATTTCGAACAACATCAATTTTCGCGGCAAGCACAATGTCTATAACTCGCTGGCTGCCGCAGTAGCCGCTCGCGCTATGGAGGTGCGCACTGAGACTATCCGTGAAAGCATCAAAGGCTTTCAGGGCGTCGAGCATCGCATAGAGTTCGTCCGAGAATTGGACGGCGTGCAATTCATTAATGATTCAAAATCCACCAGTGTCGATGCTCTGTGGTATGCGCTAGATACCATTCCTGCACCGATTGTGCTGATTCTCGGCGGACGTGACAAAGGCAATGATTACTCAAAAGTCATTCCGCTTGTAGAGCAAAAAGTGAAGCGCATTGTGGCGATTGGTGAGTCCAAAGACAAAATCTATGAGACATTCTCGAGTAAAGTTGCCGTGCAGAAAGTAGACACGATGGACGATGCCGTCCGACAAGCTTACAAAGCGGCACGAGCGGGTGACACAATTCTGCTTTCACCTGCTTGCACCAGCTTTGATATGTTCAGCGGCTTTGAAGAGCGTGGTGAAGTGTTCAAGCGCCTTGTGAATAGTCTGTAG
- the mraY gene encoding phospho-N-acetylmuramoyl-pentapeptide-transferase: MLYYLLKYLNDIYDIPGLGVINYITFRAGAAAVTAFLVSMVFGPKIIDYLKTKVIEPIKEEAPESHRKKVGIPTMGGLIIILSIVVAGLLWTKVTDSFSWLILVSVVWMGAVGFYDDYLKVVKKVKGGLAERYKLAGQIALGLFVAIYTYLVPKFNVLLSQTEVPFFKNWFIDYNGFYIPVCIFIITAVSNAVNLTDGLDGLAAGCSAIVVLTLAGFAYLTGNVKFANYLNITYIEGAGEVTILALAIAAACMGFLWFNAHPAQVFMGDTGSLALGSAIAVIALLIKKELLLPVLAGIFFIETLSVIIQRGWFKYTKKRYGEGRRVFKMAPIHHHFQLLGWAEEKVVIRFWIITILLALTSLITLKLR; the protein is encoded by the coding sequence ATGCTGTATTACTTGCTCAAATATCTAAACGACATCTACGACATTCCGGGTCTTGGCGTGATTAACTACATCACATTCCGAGCAGGCGCAGCGGCCGTTACAGCGTTTCTGGTTTCAATGGTGTTTGGTCCGAAAATCATTGATTACTTGAAGACGAAAGTGATTGAGCCTATCAAAGAGGAAGCACCAGAGTCGCATCGTAAGAAAGTTGGTATTCCCACGATGGGCGGATTGATTATCATCCTCTCCATCGTCGTGGCGGGGCTACTGTGGACGAAAGTAACTGATTCATTCAGTTGGCTCATCTTGGTCTCGGTGGTGTGGATGGGTGCGGTTGGCTTTTATGATGACTACCTCAAAGTGGTGAAGAAAGTCAAAGGGGGTTTGGCGGAGCGGTATAAGCTGGCAGGGCAGATTGCGCTTGGGTTATTCGTTGCAATCTATACCTACCTTGTGCCCAAGTTTAATGTGCTGCTCTCTCAAACTGAGGTGCCATTTTTCAAAAATTGGTTTATTGATTACAACGGCTTTTATATCCCTGTGTGCATCTTCATCATCACCGCCGTTTCAAATGCTGTGAATTTGACCGATGGCTTAGATGGTTTAGCCGCTGGTTGCTCGGCGATTGTGGTGCTCACGCTCGCTGGCTTTGCGTATCTGACGGGAAATGTCAAGTTCGCTAATTACCTCAACATCACATATATCGAGGGAGCTGGGGAAGTAACGATTCTGGCACTGGCAATTGCCGCAGCATGTATGGGCTTTCTATGGTTCAATGCGCATCCCGCACAGGTCTTCATGGGTGACACAGGCTCATTAGCATTAGGCAGTGCGATTGCCGTCATTGCTTTACTGATCAAGAAGGAATTGCTCCTGCCTGTACTGGCAGGCATCTTTTTCATTGAAACGCTCTCTGTCATTATTCAGCGCGGGTGGTTCAAATACACCAAAAAGCGATACGGGGAGGGACGGCGCGTCTTTAAGATGGCGCCGATTCACCATCATTTTCAGCTCTTAGGCTGGGCAGAAGAGAAGGTTGTGATTCGATTCTGGATTATTACGATTCTCTTAGCCCTAACAAGTTTAATTACGCTCAAACTGCGATGA
- a CDS encoding UDP-N-acetylmuramoyl-tripeptide--D-alanyl-D-alanine ligase produces MTTEPSSKPFFKRRVSVVGLSEKDLAAVGKLVGAFEPIVAPVAAIDSRTLKGGEIFFALKGERTDGHLFVESALQKGARLAVVSEAWYRVHQHEFFEKLLVVEDVLRALQTLAQLYRRKFTVPVVAIGGCSGKTTTKEMTAAVLRSTYETVATEGNLNNHIGVPITLFGLREQTEIAVVEMGINHAGEMRMLCAIAEPTHGLITNIGKAHIEFFGSVEAIAEAEGELFEWLGQTGGSAFVNADDPNVLQVAEKVMQKILYGTVRAGNSARREVLDVWAEDIRLTEHGTATFKLATQDAEEIVQLRLVGRHNVFNALAAAAVGLNFGIPLVRIKDALERFDINPALKRMAVFEHNGVLIINDTYNANPDSMRAALDALRAVVCQGKRIAVLGDMLELGDFTTSEHRALGEYLTQLGIDVLFGYGEAMKAACEAAALKTVQHFLCKRDLVAAIKAVVQKGDAVLFKGSRGMKMEEVLNALLEGARTIGLSEREQDFSNA; encoded by the coding sequence TTGACGACCGAGCCGTCGTCGAAGCCATTTTTCAAAAGGAGGGTAAGCGTGGTCGGTCTTTCTGAAAAAGACTTGGCAGCTGTAGGCAAATTGGTTGGAGCGTTTGAGCCAATTGTAGCACCCGTAGCTGCGATTGATTCACGTACTCTTAAAGGCGGTGAAATCTTCTTTGCGCTCAAGGGTGAGCGCACCGATGGTCATCTCTTTGTAGAATCGGCGTTGCAAAAGGGCGCTCGTCTTGCTGTTGTCAGCGAAGCATGGTATCGCGTGCATCAGCATGAGTTCTTCGAAAAACTGCTGGTAGTGGAAGATGTGCTCCGTGCGTTGCAAACGCTGGCACAGCTTTATCGGCGAAAATTTACAGTGCCAGTGGTGGCCATCGGTGGCTGCAGTGGCAAAACCACCACAAAGGAAATGACAGCAGCGGTTTTGCGCTCTACTTACGAGACAGTTGCCACCGAAGGCAATCTCAACAATCATATTGGCGTGCCGATTACGCTCTTTGGCTTGCGCGAGCAAACGGAAATTGCAGTCGTGGAGATGGGCATCAATCACGCTGGTGAGATGCGCATGCTATGTGCTATTGCTGAACCGACGCATGGGCTTATCACTAACATTGGCAAAGCCCACATTGAGTTCTTTGGCAGCGTGGAAGCCATCGCAGAAGCTGAAGGCGAACTTTTCGAGTGGCTCGGGCAGACAGGTGGCAGCGCATTTGTCAATGCGGACGACCCCAATGTGCTCCAAGTGGCTGAAAAGGTGATGCAGAAGATTCTTTACGGCACGGTTCGCGCAGGTAACTCTGCACGGCGCGAAGTATTAGACGTGTGGGCAGAAGACATTCGTCTTACTGAACACGGCACGGCGACCTTCAAACTTGCAACGCAAGATGCCGAAGAGATTGTGCAACTGCGTTTGGTCGGGCGGCACAATGTCTTCAACGCACTCGCTGCAGCAGCCGTTGGACTCAACTTTGGTATTCCGCTGGTGCGCATCAAAGATGCCTTAGAACGCTTTGACATCAACCCAGCCCTCAAGCGCATGGCTGTCTTTGAGCATAACGGCGTGCTCATCATCAATGACACTTACAACGCCAACCCTGACTCTATGCGTGCAGCCTTAGATGCTTTGCGGGCAGTGGTCTGTCAAGGCAAGCGTATTGCAGTCTTGGGCGATATGCTGGAACTGGGAGACTTTACCACTTCTGAGCACCGTGCACTCGGTGAGTATTTGACTCAGCTCGGCATTGATGTGCTTTTCGGATATGGCGAAGCAATGAAAGCGGCTTGCGAAGCGGCTGCCTTGAAAACGGTGCAGCACTTTCTATGCAAACGTGATTTGGTCGCTGCCATAAAGGCAGTGGTGCAAAAGGGTGATGCAGTGCTTTTCAAAGGCTCACGTGGCATGAAGATGGAAGAAGTACTCAATGCCTTGTTAGAAGGGGCGCGCACCATTGGTCTGTCAGAGCGAGAGCAAGACTTTTCGAATGCATAA